The region ACAATACTCTATTCATGATACATTTATCCAAGATTTTCACACCCAGAACGGATGTCCACAGTAGGTGCAAATAAACACATAGTTGCTTCCTTCCATTTAGGCAGCCATGTGTCTTAATAGGTGCCTCTATTATCATTATTAAATATAAATAGAAAACATCCAGCATAATGATTAATGgttagactaaggcctcatgtccacggggaaaatcaggcctgctacggattctccatgtagaatccgtagcgggtccctcctgccccgcggacatggggcataaaaataagaatttactcacctctcgcacgctccggatcttcccttcgccgcggcttcatcttctctccgtcgcggccggatcttctttcttcggcccggcggatgcgcagggcacgtcggttgcgtgccccgcgcatgtgccggcctgaagaaaaaagatccggccgcgacggagagaagatgaagccgcggcgaagggaagatccggagcaggtgagtaaattccgattttggtctcccgcggatccggacggcttccataggcttcaatagaagcccgcgggagccgtctccgcgggagacccgcacgaaaatggagcatggtccagatttttccatatgccatttttaaaaaaatcacttttattgaccatccgcgggtatttatctatgcatccctatgggatgcggatccgcgggcaggagaagagttaaaatccactgcggattttaattcttcttttgcccgtggacatgaggcctaaaagacaaAGTCATGAAGGTGAAAGTGGTTGTCCGAGCCCAAACTCAAAATAGTCACAAATCATCACACAGTACTATTATATTAAATCCATCCATTCCCTGTCCTCCTGATTTTCAGGTCTCCTTTTCATTCTGTGGAGTCCACTGTGCATTGTTGCTGTTTACATCCTGCACTTCCTGCTCACAGAGTTCTGTCCTACTACATCTCCCATAATCCCCTTGGCTGCATCTCAGACAGTACATTCTCCTTCTTCCACATCTCATGCTAAACCCCTCCCACTAAACCCAGGACATGCATCCCCATTGAATGGGAGAAAGCTAGTATCAGACGGATAGTAGCTATAGCTGCAACCGTAATCGACCTCCATAGAAGAGAACTGTTGTAGTGTGCAGTAAATCATCATATGTGATATTCTGTGGTTGCATTCAACTGTAGTTTATCATAGTTATGACAGTTACAGCCTGTGGTATCCTCCTCCTAAAACTCTTTATCAatcagtaatagtgtttcccatgTGGCCCCTGGAAGTCATAGCACTCCCCTTGTGGCCCCCTGTAGGAACAGTACCCCTTTGTGGCTCCGGTAGACAGTGCTTTCCTAGTGGTCTTATCAGCATATTGCAGGCCTTGTGGACCCTGATCGTCACAGTTCTCCCCTTGTAGCTCCTAATGCTCCccttgtggcctctgattggcataaCGCCCTTGATCAGAACAATGCTCTCCTTGTAGAAGTGGCTCATTGACGCCCCCTGCCGCTAGTATTCACTCACACCTACACACATAGTGcagctctctggtcctgctcacATTGAGCTGTGCGAGTACAAGTAGTGTTGGGTGTTCGTGAGCCCCTTCAACAAGGGCTTGTATAGCATGAGATGAGAGGTCCAAGGAGCTACAGTATGCGTATAGCCAACAGGCAGTGCTGTGCTTGCTGAGTGAGCATGTACTGTGATCTTCTCGCCCTGTCCGCCCATCCAGCTACTGAACATATATGAGGCATGACAGGAGGTGGTCAGGACTGGAAGATAAGTGCATTTGAAGAATGGTCAGGATGTCAGTGGAAGCCAGCGAAGAGGCACAAAGCCACAAAGCATCATAGGATCAACTAAGTGGCACAATATAGGTAATACAACTATATTAGAGGACGTTTTATTGCTCCATCGTCTATTAAAATAATTAAGTTCatcaagtcccagaatacccctttaatacataaaATGTACTGGAAAACAGCAGCAGTGAAACGTACCATAGCAGTGGAGTACTTCTTCTCCTTTTGTGATTGATCTGCTAGCTCTAACCATGACAGATGTGCCTTGGAAGGACACGCTGGTATTTGGGTCACAAGAATGATTTAGTAGGCTCAGGACAGGGAACAGCGCTGTGGCTAAACGGGAACTCTTGCTGCTTTCTACCAGGGAGGAAGACGACTCTGTAAACATGGATGATTTGGTGAAACAAAAGACTGTATATAAAGATACTAAACAAAAGCAGTTTAAAACAAAAAGACCAGACAAAAATACTCGTGGATGCCCACTTGTTGGCCATATAAAACTTTATTTACTGTATGTAGCCAGCTTTTGTGATTTTCTGTTTTTAAAGAAACTTTAAGCAAACCTGACTTTTGTGCATGCACATGAGGATTAACACTGTTTCTGGCAACTGTATGACTTTTAACCTTTTTCCTTTCTCCGGGGTCTATCTATGCCTACCTTTCGGTCTGTAGTGCGTAAAATCTAGCCGCTATGATGTCTTCTACACCATACATAAGGAGAAACTGCAGATTTTGCTCCCTTTGTCTTTAACAGAAATAATACCATCATGTAGGACAATGATAGtatctttctctccctccacAGCAGCTTCCTCCTCCCACCTTCCACAGACATCTATAGCCAGCATGAGACAtcaccctcctccacttcctgttctctgtcttGTTATCTCTTTCACTAGAGGGACCTCACCTGAGAACAGGCAgtagacagcaaattagaaggaaggcaatttagtgtgattttttttttaggacaaaaATATCGTTTTAGGTAAAGTGATAGTAACtggcacttttgctagttatcaaatTGGTCAATGTGAAAAAGTACCCCACAATGTGTTACCCAATTTCTTCCGAGAagtgccccatatgtggacataaAATGCGGTTTGGGCAGGGCagatggcagggctcagaagggaagaatcggcatgtggctttatgtataaAGGCATACAGAGCACATCAGGGAAAAATCATAAAAAGGTGGTTCAACACAATAATGAAATTTAAATTCCAGGGACGAGTAATGTATTATGAAGCAATCTTTTATGCGGCACGTTTCACAGCGATAAATGGTGTCCTtgctctgcacctcttttgggtcttTCCCTTATtaccagtggagggaatttcactttCAGGAAAGTGTTGCCCTGGTACAATACGtatggcctcgcttccagaagtactggccTCCCCCacttcctggtccccaaatattacgGCCTTAATGACCTCCTCCTGGAAGTCAAGAAAGTTGTCCCTCTGGCCGACACATCCACATAACaagtaggcattatacagtgccatctgtatgaTGTACACGGTGAGAGTTTTTATACCACACCCTTGTTTTCCACATGGCATTGTACGGCTCCAGTACTTGATCTGACAGGTCAACCCCTCCTAATCAAGAATAAAAATGAATGATTACCTTCATATTCTTCATGGATGATAAACACAGCCTGGGCATTACAGTGGAGTTGCAGTGTATGAAGAAGTATTGCGGAGCCAAGAATCTGCATTTCACGGGATTCGTCTTGCAGTGGCACAATATCTTGAGTAGGTAGCGATGTTCCCATGCTTCTCAACATAGCGGGATTCAATTTCTTGCACAATGCGGCACTAGTAAGTGCACAGAGAAACTTGTGCTCCGCTTTGTGATGTTCACTGTGTGACAGAAGACTGGCTAAAGATTTATAGTCAGCGGAATATGGTTGATTAGGTTCTTCATCTACAGCCTGATGTAACAAGACGTCTAAAACCTGCCTGTAACCAGTCAGCAGGACTGTCCTCAGTGCCGTTTGGCAAAAAACACCAACAGCAAGAAGAAGGTTACCCAATGGGCATTCAATGCAGTGATAACTTTTCCAGGCCTGGTCCACGCACTCAGAAGTACAATATCTTGCCAAACTGCAGTGTTGACAGGGCAGGGGAGCTAAAGTCCTCTGTAGGCAGTGGTGACAGTAAAGATCACAGTTTGTAATTGAAACATCCCATGTGCTCTTCTTTAGGACGGTCCCTCTGTCAGGGATTATTACGCTTACAAAAGCTTCCTCACATATCAGAAGTTCACCATGTGCTATATCCTCAGAAGCCACCAAGTGGCGCCCTTTAGAAGTGCTAAACTTTAGCTTCAAGGAGCTGGATGCGTTGGTCAGCTGAGGGTTTCCCTTCAGTTCCTGCTGTTTATGGTTCCCATCGCACCTTCTTTCAGCCCCATGGGATTTAGTGTTAGAAATGTTGCACTGCTTCAGTTTTTGCAAACAATTTGCTTTTCGCTGAAGAATTTTGCTCTGTAGTCTCTCAGGATATCGATGCTCCTGTGCGCGATCAATGTCCTTCAAACATGTCTGATATATTCCCATAGGAAGAAGAGAACAGACAATGTCAAAAACGGTTTCACATTCTTGTGCAGAGTTTCACAGTGTTCATGCTATACTGCAGCTGAAGCAGATTAAGCTTAAGATGCAGTCAGTacttatacagttgcaatcaaaatgattgAAAAtagtttatttgccatttttacaaactttcagctgttaaaattttttttaaaagggaacctgtcacgtccccacagtgcaataaactaaattatggtgctgttagggggtgTGACAGGGAGCAGTGTGATGTAAAAAGGAAAGAGATACAAAATAGCAAAGGCAATGACTGTTCcgagagatacagttggaagcatagttcatAAGtgcaaagttaaaggaacactggctgcACTACCTGGACATTCCAGGAAAAGGAAGCCATCACCGGCTGCTAGGCGATTCCTGAGGCGGCAGGTACTCAAAAGCCCTTGAGTGACTTTaaaagatctgcagcaaaatttggTGACAGTAGGCACTGAGGTTTCCGTTTGCACAATACGGTgcatactaaatgctgaaggtcttcataCCTGAACTCTCAAGTTGTAtatctctactgacccaaaaggaCAGGAAAAGTCTACTTCAATATGCTCATAACTACActcattattaaaaaataaatcaagtccctagaagaagttgtcgttttgctgcaaaatgtggCATTTAGTTACatgtcaggcagatatacaaatgattatagttgtggtgtgattagatgaacggttttgtcacccgagaccctaaaagtggttcc is a window of Eleutherodactylus coqui strain aEleCoq1 chromosome 4, aEleCoq1.hap1, whole genome shotgun sequence DNA encoding:
- the SMYD4 gene encoding SET and MYND domain-containing protein 4: MELPVADWQDYACRKWSQLSSLEKGKFSAASDLKESFNACWLHFQQEDEEVLARLCRDLSVGKEPHAVLFYKEEGNKRFGRKRYTAAAVLYSKAISHGVPGTEEIAVCFANRSAVLFHLGHYSTCLKDIDRAQEHRYPERLQSKILQRKANCLQKLKQCNISNTKSHGAERRCDGNHKQQELKGNPQLTNASSSLKLKFSTSKGRHLVASEDIAHGELLICEEAFVSVIIPDRGTVLKKSTWDVSITNCDLYCHHCLQRTLAPLPCQHCSLARYCTSECVDQAWKSYHCIECPLGNLLLAVGVFCQTALRTVLLTGYRQVLDVLLHQAVDEEPNQPYSADYKSLASLLSHSEHHKAEHKFLCALTSAALCKKLNPAMLRSMGTSLPTQDIVPLQDESREMQILGSAILLHTLQLHCNAQAVFIIHEEYEESSSSLVESSKSSRLATALFPVLSLLNHSCDPNTSVSFQGTSVMVRASRSITKGEEVLHCYGPHKSRINLEKRQKLLKDQYFFACQCEACTEEQRLTEDNPCDFCCPKCHSLLKVGKDELHCVNVSCAHWVRREDFLLRLQNLQRAVHKAQEQLHNNNLDAAIRRLMSCLSEGKEFLSQNHMLFGEIFDQLAQAEASKGDWTTAAGHLKNSIQLVNQRYGPASIELGHELFKLAQILFNGREVHDAMGVILRARDILSMHYGPDHTMVQELQEMRTCLLELPGMSLV